One segment of Anastrepha obliqua isolate idAnaObli1 chromosome 3, idAnaObli1_1.0, whole genome shotgun sequence DNA contains the following:
- the LOC129241753 gene encoding uncharacterized protein LOC129241753 yields the protein MTPQAKADVNARLCRAVQQHRCIYDRSDENYERRDAYDLAWNEIAKTCDESVISCKLRWRNIRTAFIRSVVGLPKKRKGHRTKEYYLQDVLEFFKPHIFIGSEVRRFHDPSDDETESVSTRRSTISGNNTKANGIKTEVSSEIEIEDNEEEVVTQKQELKSKVKNKSHAEETTGGKNNEVMKRNEEKGDDDIKSNKRPPSARREALKKHNESIKNEEHKADATKSNRKSQPAKSKAGEKIEIVEKNAPKADQTKLNKKTRLTNNKVGTFYISPTNSDTGTFFIRKNDCNSNAENASKSKKVIVSKEVNRTDTINFKVESTEKRQIENTEELDEAEELVTNEQNEHRFRFKRACKRNLDKTMISQLRLRQREPEVKRSRRSVERRKSLAKATLQLAESIEWPKKETKLIQVQPKPTPSLQTSQVDMPEIIMESPPTNAAANSKSEISTTLTDSLVSVGSTDNSVMGAITCEPDNAESSIDQGVQCNLQPVSTDDDFLSTLKPYLKDMNARQKLHFKKKIFESLMEVFDSAVDFPGLNKSHGAAAPSAIIPPQLTSVSGEELNLVRELVAVVQAAKHTPELSVNTSNSSEKTTEMIEEERPLVSPALPLPPPPLTLRTVPTTHSAVLNTSAKSLKLAKTLKASNIATSHAFTPPLSVITPTLAAPTTLAAVRTAGAPPLVQRRIIRKLVKVNDQQGSSGIATSSTANTQIKNDSPRQRTIYQIFPKNVTSNASFKHTISSSGVSTFTVPRTMNTATNNGPPRNKVVTIAATPPITGAPSTTQNFRPFVVPAMNTMESWTPASIASSLNTTNTTNRVPDATGVRPIMRRFSLCGDVPLRSLERHSSTKVLTTTATVNLVPSALKSATTAARGWSMSNVNAVDPLKLPTSLRTTCTNVTAATNTTSSRTMPVLSVASADRNAPASSNFWPPAGLQETALPFKQTVCNNSSTPCVSSAFSNFSTISPISTISRVCPDAEKRITNESGGVDMAGIIASDSFAFLNIKSEPIDDSY from the exons ATGACACCTCAAGCCAAGGCGGATGTTAATGCGCGTTTGTGTCGCGCCGTGCAACAACATCGGTGTATTTACGATCGTTCCGATGAGAATTACGAGAGGCGCGATGCTTACGATCTCGCCTGGAACGAAATAGCCAAAACATGTGACGAATCAG TAATATCCTGCAAGCTACGCTGGCGTAATATACGAACCGCTTTTATACGATCCGTGGTGGGATTGCCGAAAAAACGTAAGGGCCATCGTACCAAGGAATACTACCTGCAAGATGTgttggaatttttcaaaccacacATTTTTATTGGTTCGGAGGTACGGCGATTTCACGATCCCAGCGATGATGAAAcggagagcgtaagtacgaggCGATCAACTATTAGTGGCAACAACACCAAAGCAAATGGTATAAAAACTGAAGTGAgtagtgaaattgaaattgaagacAACGAAGAGGAGGTTGTGACGCAAAAGCAAGAATTGAAGagcaaagtgaaaaataagAGCCATGCAGAAGAGACAACTGGGGGGAAGAACAACGAAGTTATGAAGAGAAATGAAGAGAAGGGAGACGATgatattaaatcaaataaaagacCACCGTCCGCAAGACGAGAAGCTTTGAAGAAACATAACGAAAGCATAAAAAATGAGGAGCATAAGGCTGACGCAACTAAGTCCAATAGAAAATCTCAGCCGGCGAAGAGTAAAGCTGGGGAGAAAATTGAGATCGTTGAGAAGAATGCGCCAAAGGCGGATCAAACGAAGCTAAATAAGAAGACGCGGTTGACGAATAATAAAGTTGGCACGTTTTATATAAGTCCAACGAATAGTGATACAGGCACCTTTTTTATAAGGAAAAATGACTGTAATAGTAATGCggaaaatgcttcaaaaagtaAAAAGGTCATCGTTAGTAAAGAAGTTAACAGAACAGATACAATTAACTTTAAAGTTGAGTCCACAGAGAAAAGACAAATTGAGAATACTGAAGAACTCGACGAAGCAGAGGAATTAGTTACGAACGAGCAGAACGAACATCGGTTCCGTTTCAAGCGCGCTTGTAAGCGTAATTTAGATAAGACAATGATCAGTCAGCTGCGACTGCGTCAAAGGGAACCGGAAGTGAAACGATCTAGACGCAGTGTAGAACGACGCAAATCGCTAGCCAAGGCAACCCTTCAGCTAGCAGAGTCCATTGAGTGGCCAAAGAAAGAAACGAAACTAATCCAAGTACAACCAAAACCCACACCAAGCCTGCAGACTTCGCAAGTTGACATGCCCGAGATTATTATGGAATCACCGCCGACTAATGCGGCTGCCAACAGTAAATCTGAAATATCGACAACGCTCACAGATTCACTGGTATCAGTTGGATCGACAGACAATTCTGTAATGGGCGCAATCACATGTGAGCCGGATAATGCTGAGTCAAGCATAGATCAAGGCGTACAATGCAATCTGCAGCCAGTTTCCACCGATGATGATTTCCTCAGCACCCTCAAGCCCTACTTGAAGGACATGAATGCACGCCAAAAATTGCACTTCAAGAAGAAGATATTCGAGTCACTGATGGAAGTGTTCGATAGCGCCGTTGATTTTCCTGGTCTGAATAAGTCACATGGAGCAGCAGCGCCATCAGCCATCATACCACCACAATTGACCTCGGTAAGcggtgaagagttaaatttggTACGTGAATTGGTCGCAGTAGTACAGGCAGCCAAACATACGCCAGAGCTCAGTGTAAACACAAGCAACAGTAGCGAGAAGACGACCGAGATGATTGAGGAAGAGCGACCGTTGGTTTCGCCAGCATTGCCGCTACCACCACCGCCGCTGACGTTACGTACTGTGCCTACAACACACAGCGCTGTACTGAATACCTCAGCAAAGAGTCTGAAGTTGGCAAAAACTTTGAAAGCAAGTAATATTGCAACGTCGCATGCTTTCACTCCACCTCTATCTGTCATCACGCCAACATTAGCGGCTCCTACCACACTTGCTGCAGTCAGAACGGCGGGGGCTCCCCCGCTGGTACAACGTCGCATCATACGCAAATTGGTTAAGGTGAATGATCAACAGGGCTCTTCCGGCATTGCCACTTCTAGTACAGCTAATACACAGATCAAAAATGATAGCCCACGCCAGCGTactatttatcaaatattcccaAAGAACGTCACGTCAAATGCAAGCTTTAAGCATACAATTAGCTCGAGCGGTGTCAGCACCTTTACTGTACCGCGTACAATGAACACCGCAACCAATAACGGTCCGCCACGCAATAAGGTTGTGACCATCGCTGCAACACCACCGATCACTGGTGCACCGTCAACAACTCAAAACTTTCGACCATTTGTGGTACCCGCAATGAATACTATGGAGTCCTGGACCCCAGCGTCTATTGCCAGCTCGCTAAATACAACCAACACCACCAATCGTGTTCCCGATGCCACCGGCGTTAGGCCAATTATGCGTCGCTTTTCGCTTTGTGGCGATGTGCCTTTGAGGTCTTTAGAGCGCCACAGCTCTACGAAAGTATTGACCACCACTGCCACTGTTAATCTTGTGCCCTCCGCGCTAAAATCTGCCACAACTGCTGCTCGTGGCTGGTCTATGTCGAACGTTAATGCCGTGGACCCTTTAAAACTACCCACGTCATTGCGCACCACCTGCACAAACGTCACTGCCGCAACGAATACGACTTCTTCAAGAACTATGCCCGTCCTCAGCGTCGCTTCTGCTGATCGTAATGCGCCGGCCTCTAGTAATTTCTGGCCGCCAGCAGGACTTCAAGAAACTGCACTGCCCTTCAAGCAAACTGTCTGCAATAACTCTAGTACGCCATGCGTATCCTcagccttttcaaatttcagcaCCATTTCACCTATTTCTACAATTTCGCGTGTTTGCCCTGATGCGGAAAAAAGGATCACCAACGAATCGGGTGGTGTAGACATGGCGGGTATCATAGCTTCGGATAGCTTTgcttttttgaatatcaaatcTGAGCCAATCGACGATTCCTACTGA